The following proteins are encoded in a genomic region of Chryseobacterium cucumeris:
- a CDS encoding glycoside hydrolase family 97 protein, whose product MKKITVGALLLSMMFTGVKAQSLKSPDGKFEMNFQLKEGVPYYNLKYNGAVVVEDSKLGLRLFKDTAIKFASEIAKPEDAKYDLNNGFAKTDEKRDSKNETWQPVLGEKKNYINHYNELAVTLNQASTDRSIVVKFRLFNDGLGFRYEFPQQKNLNYFVIREEDSEIDFPTDMKAWWMVADYDSQEYQYQETKVSEIPSKWDKAYDANASQSLVKNAVQSPLMLKKEGKEPLYINVAEAAVLDYPASHLEVDAQNYKFKTHLTADRQGAKGYIQTPSVTPWRTIIVAPKAEQVMDSKMIFNLNEPTKYTDTSYIHPTKYMGVWWEMIIGKSQWAYSTAENVHLGKTDFAKLTPNGKHAANNTKVKEYIDFAAENGFQGLLIEGWNIGWEDWFGHSKEFVFDFITPYPDFDIKMLNEYAHSKGIKLIMHHETSGSATNYERWADKAFQTMNKYGYDAVKTGYVGDIIPRGEHHYSQWTINHYYRIAEKANDYKIMVNSHESVRPTGESRTYPNYISAEAARGTEYEAFGGNKPDHQTVLPFTRWMGGSMDYTPGIFQTKLDYYFPGDNRFVKTTLVKQLALYVTMYMPLQMAADLPENYKKHMDAFQFIKDVAADWDDTKILSAEPGDYVVTARKAKGTENWFVGGITDENKREYTVDFSFLDKGKKYEATIYEDGKDADYIDNPQSYNIYKKEITGKSKINFKMARSGGFAISIKPVK is encoded by the coding sequence ATGAAGAAAATTACAGTTGGAGCGCTTTTGCTCTCAATGATGTTTACAGGTGTGAAAGCCCAATCTTTAAAGTCTCCGGACGGAAAGTTCGAAATGAACTTTCAGCTGAAAGAAGGAGTACCTTACTATAACCTGAAATACAATGGGGCAGTAGTGGTGGAAGATTCTAAATTGGGATTGAGATTATTTAAAGACACAGCCATAAAATTCGCTTCTGAGATTGCCAAACCAGAAGATGCAAAATACGATCTGAACAACGGTTTTGCAAAGACAGATGAAAAAAGAGACTCCAAAAATGAAACCTGGCAGCCGGTTTTAGGAGAAAAGAAAAATTATATCAACCATTACAACGAACTGGCAGTCACCCTGAATCAGGCTTCTACAGACAGAAGTATTGTGGTAAAGTTCAGATTATTCAATGATGGATTGGGTTTCAGATATGAATTCCCACAGCAGAAAAATCTTAATTACTTTGTGATCAGAGAAGAAGATTCTGAAATCGATTTCCCTACCGATATGAAGGCATGGTGGATGGTTGCAGATTATGACTCTCAGGAGTATCAGTATCAGGAAACAAAAGTATCTGAAATCCCTTCAAAATGGGATAAAGCATATGATGCCAACGCTTCACAGTCATTGGTGAAAAATGCAGTTCAGTCTCCTTTAATGCTTAAAAAAGAAGGAAAAGAGCCTTTGTATATCAACGTTGCTGAAGCTGCTGTATTGGATTATCCTGCTTCACATCTTGAAGTAGATGCACAGAATTATAAATTCAAAACGCATTTGACTGCTGACAGACAGGGAGCAAAAGGATATATTCAGACACCGTCAGTAACTCCGTGGAGAACGATTATTGTAGCTCCGAAAGCTGAACAGGTGATGGATTCTAAAATGATCTTCAATCTTAATGAGCCTACAAAATATACCGACACTTCTTACATTCACCCTACAAAATACATGGGAGTCTGGTGGGAAATGATCATCGGAAAATCTCAGTGGGCATATTCTACTGCTGAAAATGTTCATTTAGGTAAAACAGATTTTGCTAAGCTTACTCCAAACGGAAAGCATGCAGCCAACAATACAAAAGTTAAGGAATACATTGACTTTGCGGCAGAAAACGGATTCCAGGGATTGTTGATCGAAGGATGGAACATCGGTTGGGAAGACTGGTTCGGACATTCAAAAGAGTTTGTTTTTGATTTCATTACTCCTTACCCGGACTTTGACATCAAAATGTTGAATGAATATGCCCATTCAAAAGGGATTAAGCTAATCATGCACCATGAAACTTCTGGTTCTGCCACGAACTATGAAAGATGGGCTGATAAAGCTTTCCAGACGATGAACAAATATGGTTATGATGCCGTAAAAACAGGATATGTAGGAGATATCATTCCTAGAGGAGAACACCATTACTCTCAATGGACCATTAACCATTATTATAGAATTGCTGAAAAAGCAAATGACTATAAAATCATGGTGAATTCTCACGAATCTGTACGTCCAACAGGAGAAAGCCGTACCTATCCGAACTATATCTCTGCAGAAGCAGCCCGTGGAACGGAATATGAAGCATTCGGAGGAAATAAACCGGACCACCAGACCGTTCTTCCGTTTACAAGATGGATGGGAGGTTCTATGGACTATACACCGGGAATTTTCCAGACGAAACTAGATTATTATTTCCCTGGAGATAACCGTTTCGTAAAAACTACTTTGGTAAAACAGCTGGCGCTTTATGTAACGATGTATATGCCGCTTCAGATGGCTGCAGACCTTCCTGAAAACTACAAAAAGCATATGGATGCGTTCCAGTTTATCAAGGATGTGGCAGCAGATTGGGATGATACCAAAATCTTATCTGCAGAACCTGGTGATTATGTGGTGACAGCAAGAAAAGCAAAAGGAACTGAAAACTGGTTTGTAGGAGGTATTACCGATGAAAACAAACGTGAATATACAGTAGATTTCTCATTCCTGGACAAAGGAAAGAAATATGAGGCAACCATCTATGAAGATGGAAAAGATGCC
- a CDS encoding SusE domain-containing protein, translated as MKNFFKILAIACIGIFVISCEKDEDQVIITETVKSKITPDKTTIVLDKANPDNVALNITWNKSTFNVPVVYTQQLQFAIKGKNFKDASTMEVTTSPLSFTNKQLNNIALGLGAATNVAAEIEVRLRTLVGAAPFYSDVKTLTVTPYLLGPVYNFNDLYLIGDATSAGWDNTDTNTKFLPLQKTAAAGVYSYTGYFAQGGFKMIKTPGSWNTQYGMGTVGTLSTSGTSGNISVSAAGYYKLTVDTNTLTYTFTSIGSPTVTYNTISMIGTASGDWNTDLDLQKSTFDSHIWVKKNVTLNSGEFKFRANHDWGTNWGKAQEFFGVAELSGGNIPVSETFKYDVYFNDITAEYSAIPIF; from the coding sequence ATGAAAAATTTTTTTAAAATTTTAGCAATAGCATGTATTGGAATTTTTGTTATTTCATGTGAAAAAGATGAAGATCAGGTAATTATTACAGAAACTGTAAAAAGTAAGATTACACCAGATAAGACAACTATTGTTTTAGATAAGGCTAATCCTGACAATGTAGCTCTAAATATCACTTGGAATAAATCAACCTTTAACGTACCTGTAGTTTATACACAACAGTTACAATTTGCAATAAAAGGCAAAAACTTTAAGGATGCTTCTACAATGGAAGTGACAACTTCTCCCCTGAGCTTTACTAATAAACAGCTTAATAATATAGCATTAGGATTAGGAGCTGCTACTAATGTAGCTGCTGAGATTGAAGTTCGGCTAAGAACTTTGGTTGGTGCTGCACCTTTCTATTCTGATGTTAAGACCTTAACAGTAACGCCCTATCTTTTAGGGCCGGTTTACAATTTTAATGATCTATATCTGATTGGAGATGCTACATCGGCAGGATGGGATAATACAGATACAAATACGAAGTTTCTTCCATTACAAAAAACAGCTGCAGCAGGAGTGTATTCTTATACCGGATATTTTGCACAAGGCGGTTTTAAAATGATTAAAACTCCAGGATCCTGGAATACTCAATATGGAATGGGCACTGTAGGTACATTAAGTACAAGCGGTACTTCAGGAAATATTTCTGTATCTGCTGCTGGATATTATAAACTGACAGTTGATACCAATACTTTAACATATACCTTTACTTCAATTGGATCTCCAACAGTTACCTATAATACGATTTCAATGATCGGAACTGCATCAGGAGATTGGAATACAGATCTGGATTTACAGAAGTCAACTTTTGATTCTCACATTTGGGTTAAGAAAAATGTTACTTTGAATTCAGGTGAGTTCAAGTTCAGAGCAAATCATGATTGGGGAACAAACTGGGGGAAAGCTCAGGAGTTTTTTGGTGTAGCTGAGCTCAGCGGAGGAAATATTCCGGTAAGTGAAACCTTTAAGTATGACGTATATTTCAACGATATAACTGCGGAATATTCGGCAATTCCAATATTTTAA
- a CDS encoding RagB/SusD family nutrient uptake outer membrane protein, with protein MRNKYLYKKIIIGSITLGALFFAGSCTQDLEREPSLGLTATVLYKDFSNYKPALAKIYAGLAIGGQGDQNNADGNTDIGGIDGGFSNYLRQMYSMQVLTTDEAVIAWADAGLPDMHNMTWNASNPFVAAIYYRIFNVIAVSNEFIKNTTDEKLSTNGITGSNLTEAKYMRAEARFLRAQSYYHAMDLFGNVPMVTEATDIINTPPPRIARAELFKYIESELLACANDLKDARSNEYGRADKAAAWSLLARLYLNAQVYTGTARYTDCITYCNKVINAGYSLKSNYSSLFMADNNVNNPEVILSVNYDGTSTKTYGGSTFMVHAAVGGSMPASEFGINGGWGGIRTTKSFVNLFAGSPSDKRGNFYTNGQNLEINNISTFTDGYAFIKYKNIKYSNGAPGSDVSGNFVDADIPLYRLADIYLMYGEAVSRGGSGGDAATALGYVNALRTRAGGTTVASVNTDFFLDERSREMSWEATRRTDLIRYGKFTSGSYLWPWKGGVKEGKGVDEYRNLFPIPANDIVANPNLVQNPGY; from the coding sequence ATGAGAAATAAATATTTATATAAAAAAATAATAATAGGGTCTATTACTCTAGGGGCTCTATTCTTTGCAGGTTCTTGTACACAAGATCTTGAAAGAGAACCAAGTTTAGGATTAACAGCTACCGTGTTATACAAAGATTTTAGTAACTATAAACCTGCCTTAGCTAAAATTTATGCAGGGCTAGCAATCGGGGGGCAGGGAGATCAAAATAATGCAGATGGAAATACGGATATAGGTGGAATCGACGGTGGTTTCTCAAACTATCTTCGTCAAATGTACAGTATGCAGGTTTTAACAACAGACGAAGCTGTTATTGCTTGGGCTGATGCAGGTCTTCCAGATATGCATAATATGACTTGGAATGCTTCCAATCCTTTTGTTGCAGCAATATACTATAGAATATTCAATGTAATTGCTGTAAGTAATGAATTTATTAAAAATACGACTGACGAAAAACTTTCCACAAACGGAATCACCGGAAGTAATCTTACAGAAGCGAAATATATGCGAGCTGAAGCTCGTTTTCTAAGAGCTCAATCTTACTATCATGCAATGGATTTGTTTGGAAATGTACCAATGGTAACTGAGGCTACTGATATCATTAATACACCTCCTCCGAGAATTGCAAGAGCAGAATTATTTAAATATATAGAGTCTGAGCTTTTAGCTTGTGCAAATGATCTTAAAGATGCAAGAAGTAATGAATATGGCAGAGCGGATAAAGCTGCTGCTTGGTCTTTATTAGCAAGACTATATTTAAATGCACAAGTTTATACGGGCACAGCAAGGTATACGGATTGTATCACATACTGTAATAAAGTAATAAATGCTGGATATTCATTAAAGTCAAACTATTCATCATTATTTATGGCAGATAATAATGTAAATAATCCTGAGGTTATTTTATCTGTAAACTACGATGGTACAAGTACAAAAACTTACGGAGGTTCAACTTTTATGGTACACGCTGCAGTTGGAGGTTCTATGCCTGCTTCTGAATTCGGAATCAATGGAGGTTGGGGTGGTATAAGAACTACAAAATCTTTTGTTAATCTATTTGCTGGTTCCCCAAGCGACAAAAGAGGAAATTTCTATACAAATGGTCAAAATTTAGAAATAAATAATATATCAACATTTACAGATGGCTATGCGTTTATTAAATATAAAAATATAAAGTATTCTAATGGTGCTCCTGGATCAGATGTATCAGGTAATTTTGTTGACGCGGATATTCCTTTATATCGTTTAGCGGATATTTATCTTATGTATGGTGAAGCTGTTTCAAGAGGTGGATCAGGAGGAGACGCAGCCACTGCACTAGGATATGTAAATGCCTTAAGGACGAGAGCGGGGGGAACTACTGTTGCTTCAGTTAATACCGATTTTTTCTTAGACGAAAGATCTAGAGAAATGTCTTGGGAAGCAACGAGAAGAACAGACCTGATTCGTTATGGTAAATTTACGTCAGGTTCATATCTATGGCCTTGGAAAGGTGGTGTAAAGGAAGGTAAAGGTGTAGATGAATATAGAAATCTTTTCCCTATACCGGCAAATGATATAGTGGCTAATCCTAACTTGGTTCAAAACCCTGGATATTAA
- a CDS encoding SusC/RagA family TonB-linked outer membrane protein, producing the protein MKNFTTVLKIAPAFLLASTVIHAQKKDSLPQEKKIDEVVLIGYGKQKKTDLTGSISSVTSKDFNGGAATADQLIVGKTPGVQITGNSGAPGSGSTIRVRGGSSFINNDPLIVIDGVPIDFNNLSGATNPLSLINPNDIETFDILKDASSAAIYGNRASNGVILITTKKGTAGKFKVNFNTNFSVSTKMGNADVLDADQFRSFVNTFGTNVQKSYLGTANTNWQDKIYQQAWGTDNNVAFSGGVKGLPYRVSLGYNEQNGIVRTNEFRRTSLGLNFSPKFFDNHLTVNGNFKGTFSENRFPDAGAIGASIYFDPTQPVYSGNSKYGGYYEWLDPANTATGLNVNGTRNPLGLLYGKRDISSVFRIIPSLQLDYKFHFLPELRLNITGSYDYAKSDGSVNTYKEYAQGIGTLGSYRSYSQEIKSKLFESYLNYVKKINAINTTVDIIGGYSYQDTRSITPAAPTYYGNGQKTDFSTAGDTQRTLLSFYARGIFTIADKYIINGSIRRDGSSTFWNGADKNQLWGNFPAVSVAWKINEENFLKSISSINSLKIRAGWGKTGQQETGNFYPAFGSYSYSNSSTAQYQFGNSFYTLLRPDVYNPNLVWETTTTKNLGLDFAILNNRISGSIDYFDKKSENLIAKVPTWAGDLSNFNIKNVGIIANKGFEANLNLVPVKNESITWDVNLNATRFNPRVTSLSQYVDSSYKIQVGTLTGINNYIQAITVGQPLNAFYVYQQVYDSNGKPLEGAYVDRNGDGKSTEDDKYFYKSPNPDVILGFSTKVSVKKWEFSTSLRAVLGNYVYNNSASNSSIANIQANNFLSNTNSSVLTTQFATTQLFSDMFIEDASFLRMDNLSIAYNAGEFMGKGTNLRVNAMAQNVFVITKYKGVDPEVFGGIDNGFYQRPKVYSVGFNFQF; encoded by the coding sequence GTGAAGAATTTTACAACAGTATTAAAAATCGCGCCCGCTTTTTTACTGGCCAGTACAGTAATACATGCGCAGAAAAAAGATTCTCTTCCTCAGGAGAAGAAGATTGACGAGGTTGTCTTGATTGGATATGGTAAGCAGAAAAAAACAGATCTTACAGGATCTATTTCTTCTGTGACATCAAAAGATTTCAATGGTGGAGCAGCTACTGCTGATCAACTGATTGTTGGTAAAACTCCTGGGGTACAAATTACCGGCAACAGCGGTGCTCCTGGCTCAGGTTCTACAATTAGAGTAAGAGGAGGTTCTTCATTTATTAATAATGATCCGCTAATTGTTATTGATGGTGTTCCTATTGATTTTAACAATTTAAGTGGAGCAACAAATCCGTTATCATTGATTAATCCAAATGACATCGAGACATTTGATATTTTAAAAGATGCATCTTCTGCAGCTATTTACGGTAATAGAGCTTCGAACGGGGTTATATTAATTACAACGAAAAAAGGTACCGCAGGTAAATTCAAAGTTAATTTCAATACTAATTTTTCTGTGTCTACAAAAATGGGTAATGCAGATGTTTTGGATGCAGATCAGTTTAGAAGTTTTGTGAATACTTTTGGTACAAATGTTCAGAAGTCTTATCTCGGTACTGCAAATACTAATTGGCAGGATAAAATTTATCAACAAGCCTGGGGAACAGATAATAATGTCGCATTTTCAGGTGGTGTAAAAGGTTTGCCATATAGAGTATCTTTGGGGTACAATGAGCAAAACGGGATCGTAAGGACAAATGAATTCAGAAGAACTTCATTAGGGTTAAATTTTTCGCCAAAATTTTTTGATAATCATTTAACTGTTAATGGTAATTTTAAAGGAACTTTTTCTGAGAACAGATTCCCAGATGCTGGAGCTATCGGCGCTTCTATTTATTTTGATCCAACGCAACCAGTATATTCAGGGAATTCTAAGTATGGAGGATATTATGAATGGTTAGATCCTGCCAATACTGCTACAGGTTTAAACGTAAATGGAACAAGAAATCCATTAGGTTTATTATATGGTAAAAGAGATATTTCATCTGTCTTTAGGATTATTCCAAGTTTACAACTAGATTATAAGTTTCATTTTTTACCTGAATTAAGATTGAACATAACAGGATCTTATGATTATGCAAAAAGTGATGGTTCTGTTAACACATATAAAGAATACGCTCAAGGTATTGGAACTTTAGGATCTTATCGTTCATATTCTCAGGAAATTAAAAGTAAATTATTTGAATCTTATCTAAATTATGTAAAAAAGATTAATGCGATTAATACCACTGTAGATATAATTGGTGGTTACTCTTATCAAGATACACGATCGATTACTCCAGCAGCTCCTACATATTATGGAAATGGTCAAAAGACCGATTTTTCAACTGCTGGAGATACGCAGAGAACTTTACTATCTTTTTACGCCAGAGGTATTTTTACCATAGCAGATAAGTATATTATCAATGGTTCTATCAGAAGAGACGGTTCTTCAACATTCTGGAATGGAGCAGATAAGAACCAGTTATGGGGTAATTTCCCAGCAGTGTCAGTTGCATGGAAAATTAATGAAGAAAATTTCTTAAAAAGTATTTCATCGATTAATTCATTAAAAATAAGAGCAGGTTGGGGTAAGACCGGTCAGCAAGAGACCGGTAATTTCTATCCTGCATTTGGTTCTTATTCTTATAGTAATAGTAGTACTGCACAGTATCAGTTTGGTAATAGTTTCTATACATTACTTCGTCCGGATGTTTACAATCCAAACTTGGTTTGGGAAACAACAACTACTAAAAACTTAGGTTTAGACTTTGCGATTTTAAATAATAGAATTAGTGGTTCAATAGATTATTTTGATAAAAAATCTGAAAACCTTATTGCAAAAGTACCTACTTGGGCAGGTGATTTAAGTAACTTTAATATTAAAAATGTTGGAATTATTGCCAACAAAGGTTTTGAAGCTAACTTGAATTTGGTTCCTGTAAAAAATGAAAGTATAACCTGGGATGTAAATCTTAATGCTACTAGATTTAATCCTAGGGTTACAAGCTTATCTCAATATGTAGATTCATCATATAAAATTCAAGTAGGGACACTTACCGGTATTAATAACTATATTCAAGCAATTACAGTGGGTCAGCCCCTTAATGCATTTTATGTTTACCAGCAAGTTTATGATAGTAATGGAAAGCCTTTAGAAGGAGCTTATGTTGACAGAAATGGTGATGGAAAATCTACTGAAGATGATAAATATTTCTATAAATCTCCAAATCCTGATGTAATCTTGGGCTTTTCTACAAAGGTAAGTGTAAAAAAATGGGAATTTAGCACATCGCTTAGAGCTGTTTTAGGAAATTACGTTTATAATAATTCTGCATCTAATAGTTCAATTGCAAATATTCAGGCGAATAATTTCTTGAGCAATACAAATTCAAGTGTTCTAACAACACAGTTTGCTACAACACAACTTTTCTCGGATATGTTTATTGAAGATGCATCCTTTCTTAGAATGGATAATTTATCAATTGCTTATAATGCAGGAGAATTTATGGGAAAAGGAACAAATTTAAGAGTAAATGCAATGGCACAAAATGTTTTTGTAATTACAAAATATAAAGGTGTAGATCCTGAGGTATTTGGAGGAATTGACAATGGTTTCTATCAAAGACCGAAAGTGTATTCAGTAGGGTTTAACTTCCAATTTTAA
- a CDS encoding class I SAM-dependent methyltransferase: protein MKDLMGRAIWDYYHNENPEDLQTETSISELDELPVDYLFRDFEEMNDIEQKALQLSEGKVLDIGAGAGSHSLYLQNERNLEVTALDISPKSVEVCKLRGIKKAVCENMLDFSGETFDTILLLMNGTGVFESLAKIDTYLQKLHTLLNDGGQVLIDSTDILYMFDRDKDGGVYIPAGGYYGELDYVVHYKGESEEPITWLYLDFNTLKNAAINNGFKIERVLKDEDSYLAKLTKK, encoded by the coding sequence ATGAAAGATTTAATGGGCAGAGCGATCTGGGATTATTACCACAATGAAAATCCGGAGGATCTGCAGACTGAAACGTCAATTTCTGAGCTGGATGAACTTCCGGTGGATTATTTATTCAGAGATTTTGAAGAAATGAATGATATTGAGCAGAAAGCACTGCAGTTATCCGAAGGAAAGGTTTTAGACATCGGAGCAGGTGCGGGTTCTCATTCTTTATACCTTCAGAATGAAAGAAATCTTGAGGTGACGGCATTGGATATTTCACCAAAATCTGTTGAGGTTTGTAAGCTGAGAGGAATTAAAAAGGCAGTTTGCGAAAATATGCTTGATTTCTCCGGAGAAACTTTTGATACTATTTTATTGCTGATGAACGGTACCGGAGTTTTTGAAAGCCTGGCAAAAATAGATACCTATCTTCAGAAACTGCATACATTACTGAATGATGGCGGACAGGTTTTAATTGATAGTACGGATATTCTTTATATGTTCGATCGTGATAAAGATGGCGGAGTGTACATTCCTGCAGGCGGATATTATGGCGAGCTGGATTATGTGGTTCATTATAAAGGAGAATCTGAGGAACCGATTACCTGGCTGTATCTTGATTTTAATACCTTGAAAAATGCTGCCATAAATAATGGTTTCAAAATAGAAAGAGTATTGAAAGATGAAGATTCTTACCTGGCAAAACTGACCAAAAAATAA
- the metG gene encoding methionine--tRNA ligase — protein MSNRKMITAALPYANGPVHIGHLAGVYIPADVYARFQRRLGKDVAFICGSDEHGIPITIRAKKEGVTPQDIVDKYHEIIKKSFSDLGISFDEYSRTTSKKHYETSQDFFKVLYEKGKFTEEVSEQYFDEQAGEFLADRYIVGTCPNCGNENAYGDQCEKCGSTLSPSELINPKSMLSGNVPILKETKNWYLPLNEYEDFLNEWIIEGHKDDWKPNVYGQVKSWLNDGLKPRAMTRDLNWGVPVPLPNAEGKVLYVWFDAPIGYISFTKEWAEKNGKDWKDYWQSPESDLVHFIGKDNIVFHCIIFPSMMKAHGDYIMPANVPAFEFLNLENDKISTSRNWAVWAHEYVEDFPGQQDVLRYALLSSAPETKDNNFTWKDFQTKNNSELVGIFGNFINRVAVLIHKYYDGIVPQGDVNSPELQEISKSAKEISGFLENYEFRNSLTALMNLARFGNQYLQTEEPWKTIKDNPEKAAQSLFVGAQIAVALAQLCEPFMPFSSEKLLNMFNVEKKDWNSIENQSVLIETGHKINESSLLFSKIEDDVIEAQIQKLENTKQNNKKTNPNANPMKEEITFDDFTKIDLRTATILEAEKVEKADKLLKLTVDTGVDVRTVVSGIAESFTPEELIGKQVMILLNLAPRKIRGIESQGMLLLTTKPDGKLSFVTPDDSNVENGIEIG, from the coding sequence ATGTCAAACAGAAAGATGATTACGGCAGCTTTGCCTTACGCAAACGGGCCGGTTCATATAGGACATTTGGCAGGTGTTTATATTCCTGCGGATGTTTACGCAAGATTTCAGAGAAGATTAGGAAAAGATGTAGCGTTTATCTGTGGTTCAGATGAGCACGGGATTCCTATCACCATAAGAGCTAAAAAAGAAGGAGTAACTCCTCAGGATATCGTGGACAAATATCACGAAATCATCAAAAAGTCTTTTTCTGATCTGGGAATTTCATTTGATGAATATTCCCGAACAACATCTAAGAAGCATTATGAAACCAGCCAGGATTTCTTCAAGGTTTTATACGAGAAAGGAAAATTCACGGAAGAAGTTTCTGAGCAGTATTTTGATGAGCAGGCAGGAGAATTCCTTGCTGACCGTTATATTGTAGGAACATGTCCTAATTGTGGTAACGAAAACGCTTATGGAGACCAGTGTGAGAAATGTGGTTCTACCCTTTCTCCTTCTGAGCTGATCAATCCGAAATCAATGCTTAGCGGAAATGTTCCTATCCTTAAAGAAACAAAAAACTGGTATCTTCCATTAAATGAATACGAAGACTTTTTAAATGAGTGGATCATTGAAGGTCATAAAGACGATTGGAAGCCTAACGTATACGGACAGGTTAAATCTTGGTTAAATGACGGTCTTAAGCCTCGTGCCATGACCAGAGACCTGAACTGGGGAGTTCCGGTTCCTCTTCCGAATGCTGAAGGAAAAGTATTATATGTATGGTTTGATGCTCCTATCGGGTATATCTCTTTCACCAAAGAATGGGCAGAGAAAAACGGAAAAGACTGGAAAGACTACTGGCAGAGTCCAGAAAGTGATCTGGTACATTTTATCGGAAAGGATAATATTGTATTCCACTGTATTATTTTCCCTTCGATGATGAAAGCACACGGAGATTATATCATGCCGGCTAATGTTCCTGCTTTTGAATTCCTGAACCTTGAGAACGATAAGATCTCAACATCAAGAAACTGGGCAGTTTGGGCTCATGAATATGTGGAAGACTTCCCCGGACAGCAGGATGTTTTAAGATATGCGCTTCTTTCATCTGCTCCGGAAACAAAGGATAACAACTTTACATGGAAAGATTTCCAGACTAAGAATAATTCTGAATTGGTAGGGATCTTCGGAAACTTTATCAACAGAGTTGCTGTTCTTATTCATAAATATTATGACGGTATTGTTCCGCAAGGAGATGTAAACAGCCCTGAACTGCAGGAAATAAGTAAATCTGCAAAAGAAATTTCAGGATTCCTTGAAAATTACGAGTTCAGAAATTCATTAACAGCCTTAATGAACCTTGCCCGTTTTGGAAACCAGTATCTTCAGACTGAAGAGCCTTGGAAAACCATCAAGGACAACCCTGAAAAAGCGGCTCAATCTTTATTCGTTGGGGCGCAAATAGCTGTTGCTTTAGCTCAGTTATGCGAACCTTTCATGCCATTCAGCTCTGAAAAGCTATTGAACATGTTCAATGTTGAGAAGAAAGACTGGAACTCTATTGAAAACCAATCAGTATTGATTGAAACAGGGCACAAAATCAACGAATCTTCCCTTCTTTTCTCAAAAATTGAAGACGATGTCATCGAGGCTCAGATCCAAAAACTGGAAAACACAAAACAAAACAATAAAAAAACAAACCCTAACGCAAACCCTATGAAAGAGGAGATCACGTTTGATGACTTTACTAAAATAGACCTTAGAACAGCAACCATTTTAGAAGCTGAAAAAGTAGAAAAAGCAGACAAATTATTAAAGCTTACTGTAGATACAGGGGTAGATGTAAGAACTGTTGTTTCCGGAATTGCAGAAAGTTTCACTCCTGAGGAATTAATCGGGAAGCAGGTAATGATCCTTCTGAACCTTGCCCCAAGAAAAATCAGAGGAATTGAATCTCAGGGAATGTTATTATTAACAACAAAACCAGACGGAAAATTATCTTTCGTTACACCGGACGACAGCAATGTTGAAAACGGTATTGAAATCGGATAA